The Limnospira fusiformis SAG 85.79 genomic interval GCAGCCAGCCATTTACGCCAGACTTGATTTAGCTCGGGGCTGGGGTAAATCCGGATCTTCTTTGACCTGAGTTTTGTATTTACTCCGTCCGTATAATCTGGAGCTAAAGCAGTGGAGGAGGGCGAGGATGTCCTCAACCATTTCTGGTTCTGGACTGAGACTTGTCTGGTTGAGAACCATGAGTGAACACCTGTTTTGCTCACAGAGCCATCGAAACAAGTCAAATCCCCATATTGCCAATCGGTCTGGGTGGGCAACGACAACCATGCGGACATCTCCTGACAAATGATGTCCCAGTAAGGCCAGCATTTTCTTTCCCTTGAAGTTGAGCCCGCCTCGGATTTCTGAGACGACTTCTGCTTCGGGGTAGAGGTTGGACAGTGCGGCCACCTGTCGGTTGAGGTCTGACTGCTGGGCGTGGCTACTAACTCTGGCATAGATAACGACTTTGCGTTTGTCACTGCCTGATTTGGCAGTATATGACTCAACGTTGTATCGTCGTTGCCCAGCGGGGGTTCTGATGGTCTCGATTGAGCCATTTTCGTCCCATCTGCGGAGTGTTCTTTCATGGACTCCAAGGATTTGAGCCGCTTCCTTGGGTTTGACATATCTGGCAATAGGTTTATCCTCAACTCTTCTCGCTTCTTATACCATATTGCCCTAAAATATTAACCTAATTTGAGATTAAATCATGCTCTCCAAGCGTTTTGGTATTGCAACCAAGATTCGGGTATGCCCTACCCTATCTACCTTACAGCAAAAATATTTCTACAGCACTACGCTGACTAATTCATTCGCCGAGTTTTCGGTTACTGCCCTGTTTAAAGAGTTTTCGGTAGCTCTTGCTTGTTTATTTTCTCCTCAAAAGTGCTGCGCTATTTCAGCAGAATTTTCACGATGTGAGCGGTATTGCCACCTGGTTATGGTCGAAAGGGAAGTCACCTTCCCCAACTCCACTTCCAAACCGTGCTTGATAGTTTCCCATCACACGGCTCCTGATGTGGATACCCTATTTGTCAGTAGGAACAAGGTTACTACCCCTTGCTTTCGTACTTCAACTTTCAGAGCTATATGCTTGCGTTAGTCTTTAAACTCGCTTTCGCCATTAAACTCCTACTTATCGCGGTCTCTATATCCACACCGTGATTAGTGGGCATATCCTAACCATTACAGTTAGGCATTAGCTTTCAATCACATCCTTTCCCCTTAAAGGGTTAGGGGTCGAGAGTGAAGTCACCTTCACCCTCGACCATTCAGAACCGTGCTTGATAGTTTCCCATCACACGGCTCCTGGTGTGGATACCCTATTTGTCAAAGGAGCAGAATCAAGAGACCTGCTTTCTACTTCGATGTTCAGAGCTATATGCACCACGTAGTCTTTAAACTCGTCCTCGCCATTATACTCTTACTGACCGCAGTATCTATAGCACAAGACAGAACACTTAGGACGTATAATGGAGAGGACGAGATGACTAAGAAGACCAAAAATGCCAGCCCCCTATAGTTACGACCTCAGACAAAAAGTTATTGATGCCATTGAACTAGACGGTATGCCCAAAACAGAAGCCAGTCAAGTTTTCCATGTCAGCAGGAACACCATTAATCTCTGGCTGCAAAGAAAAGCACAGACCGGAGACTTCCTCCCTAAACCTCATCACCGACCTGGCAATAACCACAAAATTACCGACTGGCAGAAATTCAAGGCTTTTGCCCAAGAGCATGGCCACAAAACCTCCGCTCAAATGGCTGAACTTTGGGATGACGACATCTCTCCTCGCACCATATCCAGAGCCTTGAAGAAAATTGGCTTCACCAGAAAAAAACTTACGGCTACCAAGAACGTTGGAAGCAACAGCGAGAGGAGTTTATGGCTCAGATTGAATAGATGGAGCCGGAAGAAGTGGTCTACCTCGATGAAGCCGGCATGAATAGTCAGGACTCGGATTACCCTTATGGTTACTGCGAGGAAGGAAAACGCTTCCATGCACTCAAATCAGGGAAGAGGCAGGGCAGGGTAAGTATGATAGCCGCATGGTGTCATCAACAACTCTTAGCTCCCTTTAGCTTTGAGGGTTGTTGTAATCGGACAGTGTTTGAGTTGTGGTTGGAGTTCATCTTAATTCCAGCATTGAAGCCAGGTCAGACTCTAGTATTGGACAATGCAACGTTTCATAAAGGGGGGCGGATTGCTGAACTGGTGGAGGCAGCTCAATGCCGTTTACTCTATCTACCACCTTATTCGCCAGACCTCAACAAGATAGAGAAATGTTGGTCGTGGCTGAAAGCCCGTATTCGTCACTGCATTGAGCAGTTTGATCCTCTCCATGATGCCATGGATTCCGTTCTCAAAGCTGCGTCCTAACCACCTTGACTAATGCTATATATCCCCACCGTGACCTGTGGGCATATCCCAACCATGACAATTGGGCTTTAGCTTCTGGTCACATCCTTCACCCTCTAAGCATGCGCTTACATTTTTCACTACTGCCTTGTGAATAGCATTACTCACTGGTTTATAGGCAGAGCATTAGAGGGGTTACAACGTTCCGATTATATGGGCATTCCATCGTTAGATTTGTCCTCTCCGCCGGGGTACTTTTAAAGGTCTGTGTAGGTAGTCGGATGAACCCCCTACTTTTCCCCTTGCCCTTTTGAGCGCAGCGTGTCAACCTATTTCGCTGCTAGTGTATTACGATGGTTCAAGTCGGACATTCGGTCTTCCTAATCATGGATGGTTGGCATTGGTCGCGTCTTGGTAGTAGGTTCTACCTCACGCCTTCCGTTCCCCGCTTCAATCCTGGAGTTATGATTTCCAAAACTGGGGGTGGCTATCGCCGTTACTCTCTACTCCCTGATTTCTCAGTTCGTTTATGACCTTGAGTTCCCTGCCTTGCTTAGTTCCCTAAGCGTCGGGACATATAACCAGTTATGAGGATGCTCAGGAGAGGTCTCCTTATATCCAGATTCGGAGCTGGAATCCTCACCGGGTAGTTATTTCGGGCATTTCAGCCCTATTTCATACCCGAACGTCTCGCACCATACGCTTACACTTTTCACTACTCCACGGGTACATCCCGCCACTTGAGAGCCAATGAGGGGTTTTAAACGTTCCATCTGTGTGGGCATTCCATCTTTAGATTTGTCCTGTCCACCGGGGTACTTTAAAGGTCTATGCACAACGAAACGTTGCTTCTGGGTAGCTTGCTTAAACTCCTACTTTTCCCCTTACTCTTTGAGCGCAGCGTGTCAACCTGTTTCGCTGCCCAATAGTTACGATGGTTCAAGCCAGACATTCGGTTTCCCTAATCATGGATGGTTGGCAGTGGTCGAGTGAGAGGTAGGTTCCTCTATTACGCCTTCCGTTCCCCGCTTCAATCTGACGGGTTGTGAATCCTGAAACTGGGGGTGGCTACCGCCGTTACTCTCAACTTCCTGCTTTACTAGATGGGTTACAACTCCATCGTTCTAGTGTTCTGTCTTGACCTTGAGTCTCTCTGCCTTATCTGGGTGTCGAGTCCAGATGTTGGAACACATAGATAGTTATGGGATGGTCAGGGCGCACTCCTTATATTCTACCAAGGAATAGAAGTCCCAATAGGAGGTTATTTCAGGCATTGCAGCCCTATTTCACTCCTAAACGTCTCGCACAACCATTACTATTGTATCACGAAGTCGCCCTGAAGTGCAAGGTTTGAGACCCAGTTTCTTGATAAAGTATGATTAACATGAGGGTGTAACAGTCTGGGGACCGCTGGAACAATATTGCTAAACCTCCCACTAAACTCAGTTGATGAAAAGGCACATAGTCAAACATTCCGTATCGCTCACTTGTAGATGAATATAGCTCCCTCTGGAACTCAGCGGTCTACAATGGTCTACCTAATCGCGAACAACTCTCAAATTAGACGGGCGGGTTGGTGGGTTGGCTTGCTTATGGTGAAGAGTCACCTACGGTGTAATCTACTCCCCTACAGACACATTAGTGCCAGTACTGACCATCGAAGCCCCCGAATTGATGAGCCCTTCCAGCAGGAGATCGGTGCATGAGTTCCCCCAACAGAAAATTGAAGCCCACCATATTAGTGGTTGATGATGAGCCAGATAATTTAGATCTGCTATACCGGACTTTCCATCGGGAATTTAAAGTTCTCAAAGCCGAAAGTGGGCCGGCTGCATTGAAGATCTTAGAAGAGGTGGGGGAAGTAGCAGTAATTATCTCTGATCAGCGGATGCCCTATATGAGTGGCACAGAGTTTCTCAGTTTGACCGCGACTCAATATCCCGATTCGATCCGCATTATCCTCACTGGTTATACGGATGTTGAAGACCTGGTAGAGGCAATTAACTCCGGTAAGGTGTTTAAATATGTCACTAAACCTTGGAAATCTGATGAACTCAAGGCGATCGTTCAGCAAGGTTTAGAAACTCATAATGTCCTGAAATCTCGCACAGAGGAACTACGCCTAGCACAAAAACAGGAATCGTTACTTTATGAAGTGACAAGTACCATTCGCGCCTGTCCTAATTCCCAGGAAATGTTGCAGCGCATAGTTGAAACAGTGGGTAAAATGTTTGAGGTGAGCTATTGTCTGCTGCGTTCATTCGGTGTGGGTTCAGACCTGATAGGGCTGGGGGCTGGAGTCAGCCCTACCAAACAGGATATCACTGCTACACAAGGGAAGGAGTGGTTCGCATACTTAGCGGAAGGTCAGAATCATCAAAATTCCACGACAGACAACATCAGCGTTATCAATAATAATGATCTGGAATTGAGATCCCTGGTTTGGGAAACTACGGAAGTAATGATTCTTTCGGAAGGTTTGGGAAATGATATTTCTGACCACGATGGACCAGAATGGCAGCAGCGACGAGACGTTTACCAACGTGCAGATATTCGCTCCAGTTTGATAGTGCCTCTGTATTACCGTCAGGAATTGTTGGCGGTTTTGGCGCTGCACCACACGGGATCGCCCCGTAATTGGCATGAACATGAAGTGCAGTTAGCTGCGGGTGTAGCAGATCAGGCGGCTTTGGCATTGTCTCAGGTGCGCGCATACGAGCAGGTGCGAGAATTGGCTCGTAGGGAAGCGCTGGTTAATACGATTACCAATGCTATTCGGTCTAGTCTTGACCCTCAGAAAATTTTTGCGGCTATCACTGAGCAATTGGGGGAGGCTTTGGAGGTTGATGGCTGTGCTTTGTCTCTCTGGAGTCCGGGAGATGAATATATGCAGTGTGTAGGCCTTTATAATGCGGCGATTAAAGAAACAGTAGTAGAGACTAGACCGGCGGCTTTGTCTGAACCTGATACCAGCACGACGACGAATTTGCCCCTATTGGGGGTAGAAACTAATCAATCCATTGAGTCCGATCAGTCCGATGATTTGCCTCAGTCGGCGGCTCCTATTAGTGGCAACCCGGTGCTTCAGGAATTGATTAGAACTCGCGCTCCGGTGGCGATCGCTGATATCGAACAGCGACCAGACTCGATGGTGATGTTGCCTTTGCGATCGCCTTCTAAGGCTCTATTGGTCGTGCCACTATTGCTCGATGGTGATATTATTGGCAGCATATCCCTACGCCAAAATCACCAAGTTCGCCATTGGCAACCCTCCGAAATTGATATGGTCCTGTTAGTGGCAGCCCAAGCCGCTTTGGCGGTACAGCAGGCTCGTCTATACCAAAAAACACGCCAGCAAGCAGAACGCCTATTAGAAGCCGACCGCCTCAAAACTGAGTTTTTTCAAAATGTCTCCCACGAGTTTCGCACCCCTTTGACTTTGATGATAGGTCCTTTGGAAACGGTGGTTAATCAACAGCAGGATCTGTCATTAGACCAAGCGAAAATTGCTCTGCGTAACTCCAGGCGACTATTGCGCTTGGTTAATCAATTATTGGATTTGCAACGGTTTGATGCGGGACGAATGCAGCCCAGTTTTCGCCCCTGTGACCTGGTGGAGTTTTGTCAGCAAACGGTGGAATCATTTAAGTCTTATTGCGATCGCAAACAAATTAATCTAGTTACCAATTTACAGAGTTGCCCCCAACTTTATCTTGATCTGGAAAGGTTTGATAAAGTCCTTTACAATTTGCTCTCTAATGCCATGAAGTTTACCCCCACCG includes:
- a CDS encoding IS607 family transposase, whose amino-acid sequence is MARYVKPKEAAQILGVHERTLRRWDENGSIETIRTPAGQRRYNVESYTAKSGSDKRKVVIYARVSSHAQQSDLNRQVAALSNLYPEAEVVSEIRGGLNFKGKKMLALLGHHLSGDVRMVVVAHPDRLAIWGFDLFRWLCEQNRCSLMVLNQTSLSPEPEMVEDILALLHCFSSRLYGRSKYKTQVKEDPDLPQPRAKSSLA
- a CDS encoding response regulator, with the protein product MSSPNRKLKPTILVVDDEPDNLDLLYRTFHREFKVLKAESGPAALKILEEVGEVAVIISDQRMPYMSGTEFLSLTATQYPDSIRIILTGYTDVEDLVEAINSGKVFKYVTKPWKSDELKAIVQQGLETHNVLKSRTEELRLAQKQESLLYEVTSTIRACPNSQEMLQRIVETVGKMFEVSYCLLRSFGVGSDLIGLGAGVSPTKQDITATQGKEWFAYLAEGQNHQNSTTDNISVINNNDLELRSLVWETTEVMILSEGLGNDISDHDGPEWQQRRDVYQRADIRSSLIVPLYYRQELLAVLALHHTGSPRNWHEHEVQLAAGVADQAALALSQVRAYEQVRELARREALVNTITNAIRSSLDPQKIFAAITEQLGEALEVDGCALSLWSPGDEYMQCVGLYNAAIKETVVETRPAALSEPDTSTTTNLPLLGVETNQSIESDQSDDLPQSAAPISGNPVLQELIRTRAPVAIADIEQRPDSMVMLPLRSPSKALLVVPLLLDGDIIGSISLRQNHQVRHWQPSEIDMVLLVAAQAALAVQQARLYQKTRQQAERLLEADRLKTEFFQNVSHEFRTPLTLMIGPLETVVNQQQDLSLDQAKIALRNSRRLLRLVNQLLDLQRFDAGRMQPSFRPCDLVEFCQQTVESFKSYCDRKQINLVTNLQSCPQLYLDLERFDKVLYNLLSNAMKFTPTDGTITVSLQPEGNYCRLMVKDTGIGIKQEQLPHLFERFRQAEGSANRSFEGSGLGLALVKELVELHHGRITVESEYGQGTTFTVWLQMGNLHLPPEQVLDVPAEFDARRAAVELADVEVDLPDVQIDDINLPEVLVADGSASLTDHGQLGSNTVLVVDDNPDLRRYVSMMLQNAGFNAVLAKNGADGFNKAQTYHPDVIVTDLMMPQVSGLELIRMIRSSPELRGTPIILLTAKADEDTRIEGVERGADAYVSKPFNDRELIAEVRNLQALKAEERRVAHLNKYLTESVLRRFLPESMVKKAAAGDLTLDLRPEPRLITILFSDIVGFTRMSNALQSQGVAELLNEYLGEMTRAVFENQGTVDKFVGDAIMALYGAPEEMSPSEQVRRAIATARQMLVALEKLNQGWQERGLVGRNEVPPVRFRCGIHQGMAVVGLFGSQERSDFTAIGPSVNIAARLQEATAPNSIMVSAMVAQYVPDEEIIKREFLELKGIDEPVMTCVINPKPESVRDTA